The following coding sequences lie in one Paracidovorax avenae genomic window:
- the mreD gene encoding rod shape-determining protein MreD produces the protein MIMPRGEQLLLPVRPAFIAASLLVALAFNMLPLGRVVWTPDLVMVLLVFWGVHQSQRVGMAVAFVMGLCMDVYQTALLGQHALAYCAMMFGAIYLHRRLLWFSPFSQALQVLPLFLAAHAIELLVRMVSGGILPGLPGLIAPVIEALLWPLASWVLLAPQRRPPDRDENRPL, from the coding sequence ATGATCATGCCCCGCGGCGAGCAGCTGCTGCTGCCCGTGCGTCCCGCCTTCATCGCGGCCAGCCTGCTGGTGGCGCTGGCGTTCAACATGCTGCCGCTCGGGCGCGTGGTATGGACGCCCGACCTCGTCATGGTGCTGCTCGTTTTCTGGGGCGTGCACCAGTCGCAGCGCGTGGGCATGGCCGTCGCCTTCGTCATGGGCCTGTGCATGGACGTCTACCAGACCGCGCTGCTGGGGCAGCATGCGCTGGCCTACTGCGCCATGATGTTCGGCGCGATCTACCTGCACCGGCGCCTGCTGTGGTTCAGCCCGTTCTCGCAGGCGCTGCAGGTGCTGCCCCTGTTCCTGGCCGCGCATGCGATCGAGCTGCTCGTGCGCATGGTCTCGGGCGGCATCCTGCCCGGGCTGCCGGGGCTGATCGCCCCCGTGATCGAGGCCCTGCTGTGGCCGCTGGCCAGCTGGGTGCTGCTCGCGCCGCAGCGCCGCCCGCCCGACCGCGACGAGAACCGGCCGCTCTGA
- the pyrE gene encoding orotate phosphoribosyltransferase → MVADGAQRQAGTEMAGDGASADRLAQEFVHFAVEAGVLRFGEFKTKAGRMSPYFFNAGLFDDGAKMGRLAEFYAKALVASGIEFDMVFGPAYKGIPLAATVAVELARHGRNVPFAYNRKEAKDHGEGGTLVGAPLQGRVLIVDDVMSAGTAARESIALIRAAGAVPHAMAIALDRQEKATENGQDVDHSAVQYVRSQLGMQVCTIAKLADLLQYLQDRGGSGMGAHHERVLAYRQRYGV, encoded by the coding sequence ATGGTGGCAGACGGCGCGCAGCGGCAGGCGGGAACGGAAATGGCGGGAGACGGCGCGTCGGCGGACCGCCTCGCCCAGGAATTCGTGCATTTCGCCGTGGAGGCGGGCGTGCTCAGGTTCGGCGAATTCAAGACCAAGGCGGGCCGCATGAGCCCGTACTTCTTCAATGCCGGGCTTTTCGACGATGGCGCCAAGATGGGCCGGCTCGCGGAATTCTATGCAAAAGCCTTGGTCGCAAGCGGCATCGAATTCGACATGGTCTTCGGGCCCGCCTACAAGGGCATCCCGCTGGCCGCCACGGTGGCGGTGGAACTGGCCCGCCATGGCCGCAATGTCCCCTTCGCCTACAACCGCAAGGAGGCCAAGGACCATGGCGAGGGCGGCACGCTGGTCGGCGCGCCGCTGCAGGGCCGCGTCCTCATCGTGGATGACGTGATGTCCGCCGGCACCGCCGCGCGCGAATCCATCGCGCTCATCCGGGCCGCCGGGGCCGTTCCCCACGCGATGGCCATCGCCCTCGACCGCCAGGAAAAGGCCACCGAGAACGGCCAGGACGTGGACCACAGCGCCGTGCAGTACGTGCGCAGCCAGCTGGGCATGCAGGTGTGCACCATCGCCAAGCTGGCCGATTTATTGCAATATCTGCAGGACCGTGGGGGCTCCGGCATGGGCGCCCACCACGAGCGCGTGCTGGCCTACCGCCAGCGCTACGGCGTCTGA
- a CDS encoding rod shape-determining protein — protein sequence MFGAFRRYFSTDLAIDLGTANTLIFARDKGIVLDEPSVVAIRHEGGPHGKKVIQAVGHEAKAMLGKVPGNIEAIRPMKDGVIADFVITEQMIKQFIKMVHPRTLLTPSPRIIICVPCGSTQVERRAIKDAAEAAGATAVYLIEEPMAAGIGAGLPVSEASGSMVVDIGGGTTEVGVISLGGMVYKGSVRVGGDKFDEAIISYIRRNYGMLIGEPTAEAIKKSIGSAFPGSEVREMEVKGRNLSEGVPRSFTISSNEVLEALTDPLNQIVSSVKNALEQTPPELGADIAERGMMLTGGGALLRDLDRLLAEETGLPVLVAEDPLTCVVRGCGIALERMDRQGSIFTSE from the coding sequence ATGTTCGGAGCTTTCCGTCGGTACTTCTCCACCGACCTTGCCATTGATCTTGGCACAGCCAACACGCTGATCTTCGCCCGCGACAAGGGCATCGTGCTCGACGAACCCTCCGTCGTCGCCATTCGCCATGAAGGCGGCCCCCACGGCAAGAAAGTCATCCAGGCCGTCGGCCACGAGGCCAAGGCCATGCTCGGCAAGGTGCCCGGCAACATCGAGGCCATCCGCCCGATGAAGGACGGCGTGATCGCCGACTTCGTGATCACCGAGCAGATGATCAAGCAGTTCATCAAGATGGTGCACCCGCGCACCCTGCTCACGCCGAGCCCGCGCATCATCATCTGCGTGCCCTGCGGCTCCACCCAGGTGGAGCGCCGCGCCATCAAGGACGCGGCCGAGGCCGCGGGCGCCACGGCCGTCTATCTCATCGAGGAACCCATGGCCGCCGGCATCGGCGCCGGCCTGCCGGTCTCCGAGGCCTCCGGCTCCATGGTCGTGGACATCGGCGGCGGCACGACGGAAGTCGGCGTGATCTCCCTGGGCGGCATGGTGTACAAGGGCAGCGTCCGCGTGGGCGGCGACAAGTTCGACGAAGCCATCATCAGCTACATCCGCCGCAACTACGGCATGCTGATCGGCGAGCCCACGGCCGAGGCCATCAAGAAGAGCATCGGCTCGGCCTTCCCCGGCTCCGAGGTGCGCGAGATGGAGGTCAAGGGCCGCAACCTCTCCGAGGGCGTGCCGCGCAGCTTCACCATCTCCAGCAACGAAGTGCTGGAGGCGCTCACCGATCCGCTCAACCAGATCGTGTCTTCCGTCAAGAACGCCCTGGAGCAGACCCCGCCCGAGCTGGGCGCCGACATCGCCGAGCGCGGCATGATGCTCACCGGCGGCGGTGCGCTGCTGCGCGACCTCGACCGGCTGCTCGCCGAAGAGACGGGCCTGCCGGTGCTGGTGGCCGAAGACCCCCTGACCTGCGTGGTCCGCGGCTGCGGCATCGCGCTCGAGCGCATGGACCGCCAGGGCAGCATCTTCACGAGCGAGTGA
- the gatA gene encoding Asp-tRNA(Asn)/Glu-tRNA(Gln) amidotransferase subunit GatA, whose translation MSEPSSSLHTLGVAELAAALRGKRISAVETARHFLARIQQHTDLGAFVSVNEEATLAQARAQDAAIAAGTAGPLAGVPIAHKDIFVTRDFPSTAGSKMLAGYQSPFDATVVTRLADAGAVTLGKLNCDEFAMGSANENSAVAPLGADAPAPVRNPWATDRVPGGSSGGSAVAVAARLAPAVTGTDTGGSIRQPASFCGITGIKPTYGRASRYGMIAFASSLDQAGPMARSAEDCALLLSAICGPDPDRDSTSLDVPAEDFGAKLNDSIDGLRIGIPAEFFGEGLAPDVRAAVDGALKEYEKLGARLVPITLPRTELSIPVYYIIAPAEASSNLSRFDGVKFGHRARDYTDLVDMYKKTRAEGFGDEVKRRIMIGTYVLSHGYYDAYYLQAQKIRRMIADDFQNAFKDCDLIAGPVAPTVAWKLGEHGNDPLADYLADIFTLPASLAGLPGMSVPAGFGEGGMPVGLQLIGNYFQESRLLNAAHRLQQATDFHLRAPGGL comes from the coding sequence ATGAGCGAACCCTCCTCTTCCCTGCACACCCTGGGCGTGGCCGAACTGGCCGCGGCGCTGCGCGGCAAGCGCATCTCTGCCGTCGAGACCGCCCGGCATTTCCTCGCCCGCATCCAGCAGCACACCGACCTCGGCGCCTTCGTGAGCGTCAACGAGGAGGCCACCCTGGCCCAGGCCCGCGCCCAGGACGCGGCCATCGCCGCCGGCACGGCCGGCCCGCTGGCGGGCGTGCCCATCGCCCACAAGGACATCTTCGTCACGCGCGACTTCCCCAGCACGGCCGGCTCGAAGATGCTGGCCGGCTACCAGTCGCCCTTCGACGCCACGGTGGTCACGCGGCTGGCCGACGCCGGCGCCGTGACGCTGGGCAAGCTCAACTGCGATGAATTCGCCATGGGCTCGGCCAACGAGAACTCGGCCGTCGCCCCCCTGGGCGCCGATGCGCCCGCCCCGGTACGCAACCCCTGGGCGACCGACCGCGTGCCGGGCGGCTCCTCCGGCGGCAGCGCCGTGGCCGTGGCCGCGCGCCTCGCCCCGGCCGTGACGGGCACCGACACCGGCGGCTCCATCCGCCAGCCGGCCTCGTTCTGCGGCATCACCGGCATCAAGCCCACCTACGGCCGCGCCAGCCGCTACGGCATGATCGCCTTCGCCTCCAGCCTGGACCAGGCCGGCCCGATGGCCCGCTCGGCCGAGGACTGCGCCCTGCTGCTCTCGGCGATCTGCGGCCCCGATCCGGACCGCGACTCCACCAGCCTGGACGTGCCGGCCGAGGACTTCGGCGCGAAGCTGAACGACTCCATCGACGGCCTGCGCATCGGCATCCCGGCCGAGTTCTTCGGCGAGGGCCTGGCGCCCGACGTGCGCGCCGCGGTGGACGGCGCGCTCAAGGAATACGAGAAGCTCGGCGCCAGGCTGGTGCCCATCACGCTGCCGCGCACCGAGCTGTCCATCCCGGTGTACTACATCATCGCGCCGGCCGAGGCCTCGTCCAACCTGAGCCGCTTCGACGGCGTGAAGTTCGGCCACCGCGCCAGGGACTACACCGACCTGGTGGACATGTACAAGAAGACCCGCGCCGAGGGCTTCGGCGACGAGGTCAAGCGCCGCATCATGATCGGCACCTACGTGCTCTCGCACGGCTACTACGACGCCTACTACCTGCAGGCGCAGAAGATCCGCCGCATGATCGCGGATGACTTCCAGAACGCCTTCAAGGACTGCGACCTGATCGCCGGCCCGGTGGCGCCCACGGTGGCCTGGAAGCTCGGCGAGCACGGCAACGACCCGCTGGCCGACTACCTGGCCGACATCTTCACCCTGCCCGCCTCGCTCGCCGGCCTGCCCGGCATGAGCGTGCCCGCCGGCTTCGGAGAAGGCGGCATGCCCGTGGGCCTGCAGCTCATCGGCAACTACTTCCAGGAAAGCCGGCTGCTCAACGCCGCGCACCGCCTGCAGCAGGCGACCGACTTCCACCTCCGCGCCCCGGGAGGCCTGTGA
- the mreC gene encoding rod shape-determining protein MreC, whose translation MPIGTLERTAPSFFKQGPSPRARFALCGALALFLMVADARFHVTEPLRKAIAVALYPVQWVMLQPVEFVGGGMAYLRTMESAQAEVDAARRNMVAMAQRANQAEQLLQENERLRKLLQLRDRLQTPARAAQVIYDAADPYTRRVMIDQGQMAGIVLGSPVMDESGMLGQVTRVHPLLSEVTLLIDRDQAIPVMNVRTGARGVAYGDPVIAHGGGMELRFMPSNADVQEGDLLTTSGVDGLYPPGLPVARIVRVERRADSAFARIYCAPLAQAQGARHVMVLQPLDTGLPERPPAAEPAPARKGGRR comes from the coding sequence ATGCCCATCGGTACCCTCGAACGGACCGCGCCGTCTTTCTTCAAGCAGGGCCCGTCGCCGCGCGCCCGCTTCGCGCTGTGCGGCGCGCTGGCACTGTTCCTCATGGTGGCGGACGCACGCTTCCACGTCACCGAACCGCTGCGCAAGGCCATCGCCGTGGCGCTCTACCCGGTGCAGTGGGTGATGCTGCAGCCCGTGGAGTTCGTGGGCGGCGGCATGGCCTACCTGCGCACCATGGAATCCGCCCAGGCCGAGGTCGATGCCGCGCGGCGCAACATGGTGGCCATGGCCCAGCGGGCCAACCAGGCCGAACAGCTCCTGCAGGAGAACGAGCGCCTGCGCAAGCTGCTGCAGTTGCGCGACCGGCTGCAGACGCCCGCCAGGGCCGCGCAGGTGATCTACGACGCCGCCGACCCCTATACCCGCCGGGTGATGATCGACCAGGGCCAGATGGCCGGCATCGTGCTCGGCTCCCCGGTCATGGACGAATCGGGCATGCTCGGCCAGGTGACCCGGGTGCATCCGCTGCTGAGCGAGGTCACCCTGCTCATCGACCGCGACCAGGCCATTCCGGTCATGAACGTGCGCACCGGAGCGCGCGGCGTCGCCTACGGCGACCCCGTCATCGCGCACGGCGGCGGGATGGAGCTGCGCTTCATGCCCAGCAATGCCGACGTGCAGGAGGGCGACCTGCTCACCACCAGCGGGGTGGACGGCCTCTATCCGCCAGGCCTGCCCGTGGCCCGCATCGTGCGCGTGGAGCGCCGGGCCGACTCCGCCTTCGCCCGCATCTACTGCGCGCCCCTGGCGCAGGCGCAGGGCGCCCGCCACGTCATGGTGCTGCAGCCCCTCGATACCGGCCTGCCCGAACGGCCCCCGGCCGCCGAGCCCGCGCCAGCGCGCAAGGGGGGCCGCCGATGA
- a CDS encoding DUF4124 domain-containing protein has translation MEALPVKQLSLWRAGAGAALAFLCGAAAQAQQQPGPGGIYTCVDAKGRRLTADRPISECSDREQRVLGPSGTERSRVGPILSDQERAALEAQRRKEADERARAAEERRRERVLVARYPDQAAHDAERAAAIAQVNEVTSVAEARVAELRRQRKALDAEMEFYRRDPSKAPMALRRQIAEQEESLAQQQRFIASQEDEKRRVHQRFDAELAHLRQLWAAQQGMPVVPASR, from the coding sequence ATGGAAGCCCTTCCGGTGAAGCAACTGAGCCTCTGGCGCGCTGGCGCCGGAGCGGCGCTGGCCTTCCTGTGCGGTGCCGCGGCCCAGGCGCAGCAGCAGCCCGGGCCCGGCGGCATCTACACCTGCGTGGATGCCAAGGGCCGCCGCCTCACCGCGGACCGCCCCATCTCCGAGTGCTCCGACCGCGAGCAGCGCGTGCTGGGCCCGTCCGGCACGGAGCGCTCGCGCGTGGGTCCCATCCTGTCCGACCAGGAGCGTGCCGCGCTGGAAGCCCAGCGCCGCAAGGAGGCCGACGAACGGGCGCGCGCCGCCGAGGAGCGGCGCCGCGAGCGCGTGCTGGTCGCCCGCTATCCGGACCAGGCCGCGCACGATGCCGAGCGCGCGGCGGCCATCGCGCAGGTGAACGAGGTGACGTCCGTGGCCGAGGCCCGCGTGGCCGAACTGCGGCGCCAGCGCAAGGCACTCGACGCCGAGATGGAGTTCTACCGCCGCGACCCGTCCAAGGCCCCCATGGCATTGCGCCGCCAGATCGCCGAGCAGGAGGAGTCGCTCGCCCAGCAGCAGCGGTTCATCGCCTCGCAGGAGGACGAAAAGCGCCGGGTGCACCAGCGCTTCGACGCGGAACTGGCCCATTTGCGCCAGCTCTGGGCCGCGCAGCAGGGCATGCCGGTGGTACCGGCCTCTCGCTGA
- a CDS encoding TonB-dependent receptor domain-containing protein: MHLLPASKTFRRRASPLHPWLAAALAGACAAAGAQAQASDTAGASADTPALGTVVVTASGREQQVKEAPASISVITREELDQRPYATLQDVMKDLEGVSVVGASANEKDIVIRGMPGEYTLILVDGRRQGTRETMNRGTAGVQSNLIPPLAAIERIEVVRGPMSSLYGADAMGGVINIITRKVPKQWSGTLEVGGIRQEDRSQGDSTLADFWVGGPLRDGVLGVQIYGKSRHRGEDDIFFPLNSTSGNFGNRDEELTARFTLKPSAGQEWTFEAGQGRFTQKSTPGRTLSPTASATTVVRTEHERRHWAIAHDGRWDFGTTSVSLYQEVGQQTQWRTGGRNPVAPELTNTVLDGTATLPLGRSVLKVGGQATRNELTGIAAQDAAPGGYGANVDRVKLNGWALFAEDEFFVTDRFTVTAGARVDDDDRYGRHWTPRLYGVYQLAPAWTLRGGIAKGFKAPTIRQSTTGYCMTTGGAGGATPGTLCGDGGLKPETSLTQEIGLRFDQGGSNVSATFFHNAFKNKVASYDTGVRDPRSAGRNIYVYDNIDRVTLRGLELGAGTTLARDWKVSGNYTFTDSRRKGGGEPAFNGTSLEGRPLDKTPRHVLNARVDWTATGQLSLYASASYIGKQYWAAFRNAALGVRERGASTTLDFGGQYAFHRNLSLKFAVLNLTDKVVPVDARSRTGGLDGNWMVDEGRRLFVALNASF, translated from the coding sequence ATGCACCTTCTTCCTGCTTCCAAGACCTTCCGCCGCCGCGCTTCGCCGCTCCATCCCTGGCTGGCTGCCGCCCTCGCGGGTGCCTGCGCCGCCGCGGGCGCCCAGGCCCAGGCCTCCGACACCGCCGGCGCATCCGCCGACACGCCTGCGCTCGGTACGGTGGTCGTCACCGCCAGCGGACGCGAGCAGCAGGTCAAGGAGGCCCCCGCGAGCATTTCGGTGATCACGCGCGAGGAACTGGACCAGCGGCCCTACGCCACGCTGCAGGACGTGATGAAGGACCTGGAAGGCGTGAGCGTGGTGGGCGCCAGTGCCAACGAGAAGGACATCGTCATCCGCGGCATGCCCGGCGAATACACCCTCATCCTCGTGGACGGCCGCCGGCAGGGCACGCGCGAGACCATGAACCGCGGTACCGCGGGCGTGCAGTCGAACCTGATCCCGCCGCTGGCCGCCATCGAGCGCATCGAGGTGGTGCGCGGGCCGATGTCGTCGCTCTACGGGGCGGACGCGATGGGCGGCGTGATCAACATCATCACGCGCAAGGTACCGAAGCAGTGGAGCGGCACGCTGGAGGTCGGCGGCATCCGGCAGGAAGACCGCAGCCAGGGCGACTCCACGCTGGCGGACTTCTGGGTCGGCGGCCCGCTGCGCGACGGCGTGCTGGGCGTGCAGATCTACGGCAAGTCGCGCCACCGCGGCGAGGACGACATCTTCTTCCCGCTCAACTCCACCAGCGGCAACTTCGGCAACCGCGACGAGGAACTGACGGCCAGGTTCACCCTGAAACCCTCGGCGGGCCAGGAGTGGACCTTCGAGGCCGGCCAGGGCCGCTTCACGCAAAAGAGCACGCCCGGCCGCACGCTCTCGCCCACCGCCTCGGCGACCACCGTGGTGCGCACCGAACACGAGCGGCGCCACTGGGCGATCGCCCACGACGGCCGATGGGATTTCGGCACCACCTCCGTCTCGCTCTACCAGGAGGTCGGCCAGCAGACGCAGTGGCGCACGGGCGGCCGCAACCCGGTGGCGCCCGAGCTGACCAACACGGTGCTGGACGGCACCGCCACGCTGCCGCTGGGGCGCAGCGTGCTCAAGGTGGGCGGCCAGGCCACGCGCAACGAACTGACCGGCATTGCCGCGCAGGACGCCGCGCCGGGCGGCTACGGCGCCAACGTGGACCGCGTGAAGCTCAATGGCTGGGCGCTCTTCGCGGAGGACGAATTCTTCGTGACCGACCGCTTCACCGTGACGGCCGGCGCGCGCGTGGACGACGACGATCGCTACGGCCGCCACTGGACCCCGCGCCTCTACGGCGTCTACCAGCTGGCCCCCGCCTGGACGCTGCGCGGCGGCATCGCCAAGGGCTTCAAGGCGCCCACCATCCGCCAGAGCACCACCGGCTATTGCATGACCACCGGCGGCGCGGGCGGCGCCACGCCCGGCACGCTCTGCGGCGACGGCGGCCTGAAGCCCGAGACCAGCCTCACCCAGGAGATCGGCCTGCGCTTCGACCAGGGCGGCAGCAACGTTTCGGCGACCTTCTTCCACAACGCGTTCAAGAACAAGGTGGCCAGCTACGACACGGGCGTGCGGGACCCGCGCTCGGCCGGCCGCAACATCTACGTGTACGACAACATCGACCGCGTGACCCTGCGCGGGCTGGAGCTCGGCGCCGGCACCACCCTGGCCCGCGACTGGAAGGTGTCGGGCAACTACACCTTCACCGACTCGCGCCGCAAGGGCGGCGGCGAGCCCGCCTTCAACGGCACCTCGCTGGAAGGCCGCCCGCTCGACAAGACCCCGCGCCACGTGCTCAACGCGCGTGTGGACTGGACGGCCACCGGCCAGCTGTCGCTCTATGCCTCGGCCAGCTACATCGGCAAGCAGTACTGGGCGGCCTTCCGCAATGCCGCACTCGGCGTGCGCGAACGCGGCGCCTCCACCACGCTGGATTTCGGCGGCCAGTACGCGTTCCACCGCAACCTGTCGCTCAAGTTCGCGGTGCTCAACCTGACGGACAAGGTCGTGCCCGTGGACGCGCGCTCCCGCACGGGCGGGCTGGACGGCAACTGGATGGTGGACGAGGGGCGGCGCCTGTTCGTGGCGCTCAACGCCTCGTTCTGA
- a CDS encoding exodeoxyribonuclease III, with the protein MDASLFKLTSLNLNGIRSAASKGVEAWIAETRPDCICVQEIKAQSADMEGRFETLAGLKGHFHFATKKGYSGVGIYTRHEPSDVRVGYGSTEFDAEGRYVEARFDTPSRKLSIISAYFPSGSSGPERQLAKFRFLAEFHVHLMRVKEEREFILCGDVNIAHQQIDLKNWRSNQKNSGFLPEEREWMTKLLHTTDPGGGLVDVYRLLQPDTTETAYTWWSNRGQAYANNVGWRLDYHLATPAIAALARTESIYKQQKFSDHAPITVGYDLAI; encoded by the coding sequence ATGGATGCTTCCCTTTTCAAATTGACCAGCCTGAACCTCAACGGCATCCGCTCCGCCGCCTCGAAAGGCGTGGAGGCATGGATTGCCGAGACGCGGCCGGATTGTATTTGCGTGCAGGAGATCAAGGCCCAGTCCGCCGACATGGAAGGCCGTTTCGAGACCCTGGCGGGCCTCAAGGGGCATTTCCACTTCGCGACCAAGAAGGGGTACTCGGGGGTCGGCATCTACACCCGCCACGAGCCCAGCGACGTGCGCGTGGGCTACGGCTCCACCGAATTCGACGCCGAGGGGCGCTACGTGGAAGCCCGCTTCGACACGCCTTCGCGCAAGCTGTCGATCATCAGCGCCTATTTTCCGAGCGGCTCGTCGGGGCCGGAGCGCCAGTTGGCCAAGTTCCGCTTCCTGGCGGAATTCCACGTGCACCTGATGCGCGTGAAGGAAGAGCGCGAGTTCATCCTCTGCGGCGACGTCAACATCGCCCACCAGCAGATCGACCTGAAGAACTGGCGCAGCAACCAGAAGAACAGCGGCTTCCTGCCCGAAGAGCGCGAGTGGATGACAAAGTTGTTGCACACGACCGACCCGGGCGGCGGCCTCGTGGACGTGTACCGCCTGCTGCAGCCCGACACCACCGAGACGGCCTACACCTGGTGGAGCAACCGCGGGCAGGCCTACGCGAACAACGTGGGGTGGCGGCTGGACTACCACCTCGCCACCCCGGCGATCGCGGCACTGGCGCGCACCGAGTCCATCTACAAGCAGCAGAAGTTCTCGGACCACGCGCCGATCACGGTCGGCTACGACCTGGCGATCTGA
- the gatB gene encoding Asp-tRNA(Asn)/Glu-tRNA(Gln) amidotransferase subunit GatB, translating into MTTSKLIHGYEVVIGFETHTQLATQSKIFSRAPTAFGAEPNTQACAVDLALPGTLPVMNREAVACAIRLGLALGSRVAPESIFARKNYFYPDLPKGYQISQFEIPVVQGGEVSFYLGDEKKTVRLVRAHLEEDAGKSLHEDFIGQSGIDLNRAGTPLLEIVTEPDIRSSEEAVAYARELHKIVTWIGICDGNMQEGSFRCDANVSVRKPGAPLGTRREIKNLNSFKFMQQAIDYEIRWQIEQIEDGHAIQQATVLFDPDTGETRAMRTKEDAADYRYFPDPDLPPLRISEQWVQEERARMPELPRTMAARFVADYGLPEYDATTLTQSKAMAAYFEEAAKASGSPKLASNWIMGEVSRRVNAGETDIAAAPVTAALLAKLIQRIADGTISNAAARQVFDALWTGEGQDVDAVIEARGLRQMNDSGALEKIIDEVIAANPDNVAQFKAGKDKAFNALVGQAMKASKGKANPQQVNEMLRARLAAA; encoded by the coding sequence ATGACGACCAGCAAACTCATCCACGGCTACGAAGTCGTCATCGGCTTCGAGACCCACACCCAGCTCGCCACGCAATCGAAGATCTTCAGCCGCGCGCCCACGGCCTTCGGCGCCGAGCCCAACACCCAGGCCTGCGCGGTGGACCTGGCCCTGCCCGGCACGCTGCCCGTGATGAACCGCGAGGCCGTGGCCTGCGCCATTCGCCTGGGCCTGGCCCTGGGCTCCAGGGTCGCGCCCGAGAGCATCTTCGCGCGCAAAAACTACTTCTACCCCGACCTGCCCAAGGGCTACCAGATCAGCCAGTTCGAGATCCCGGTGGTGCAGGGCGGCGAGGTGTCGTTCTATCTCGGCGACGAGAAGAAGACCGTGCGCCTGGTGCGCGCCCACCTGGAGGAAGACGCGGGCAAGTCGCTGCACGAGGACTTCATCGGCCAGTCGGGCATCGACCTGAACCGCGCCGGCACGCCGCTGCTGGAGATCGTGACCGAGCCCGACATCCGCAGCAGCGAGGAGGCCGTGGCCTATGCCCGCGAGCTGCACAAGATCGTGACCTGGATCGGCATCTGCGACGGCAACATGCAGGAAGGCTCGTTCCGCTGCGACGCCAACGTCTCCGTGCGCAAGCCGGGGGCGCCGCTGGGCACGCGCCGCGAGATCAAGAACCTGAACAGCTTCAAGTTCATGCAGCAGGCGATCGACTACGAGATCCGCTGGCAGATCGAGCAGATCGAGGACGGACACGCCATCCAGCAGGCCACCGTGCTGTTCGACCCGGACACGGGCGAGACCCGCGCCATGCGCACCAAGGAAGACGCGGCCGACTACCGCTATTTCCCCGACCCGGACCTGCCGCCCCTGCGGATTTCGGAGCAGTGGGTGCAGGAAGAACGCGCGCGCATGCCCGAACTGCCACGCACCATGGCCGCACGCTTCGTGGCCGACTATGGCCTGCCGGAATACGACGCGACCACGCTCACCCAGTCCAAGGCCATGGCGGCCTACTTCGAGGAAGCCGCGAAAGCCAGCGGCAGCCCCAAGCTTGCGAGCAACTGGATCATGGGCGAAGTGTCGCGCCGCGTGAATGCGGGCGAGACCGACATCGCCGCCGCGCCGGTGACGGCCGCGCTGCTGGCGAAGCTGATCCAGCGCATCGCCGACGGCACCATTTCCAATGCCGCCGCCCGGCAGGTGTTCGATGCACTCTGGACCGGCGAAGGCCAGGACGTGGATGCGGTGATCGAGGCCAGGGGCCTCAGGCAGATGAACGACTCCGGCGCGCTGGAGAAGATCATCGACGAGGTGATCGCCGCCAACCCCGACAACGTGGCCCAGTTCAAGGCCGGCAAGGACAAGGCATTCAATGCCCTGGTGGGCCAGGCCATGAAGGCCAGCAAGGGCAAGGCGAACCCGCAGCAGGTCAACGAGATGTTGCGCGCGCGGCTCGCGGCCGCCTGA
- the gatC gene encoding Asp-tRNA(Asn)/Glu-tRNA(Gln) amidotransferase subunit GatC, whose product MALTPQDIGRIANLARLDLSPAESERMLTQLNGFFGIVEKMRAVDTAGLEPLSHPVAAIQDIALRLREDTASEPDQREANQRSAPAVERGLFLVPKVIE is encoded by the coding sequence ATGGCACTGACACCCCAGGACATTGGCCGCATCGCCAACCTGGCGCGGCTCGATCTGAGCCCCGCCGAAAGTGAGCGCATGCTTACGCAGCTCAACGGCTTTTTCGGCATCGTCGAGAAGATGCGGGCTGTGGATACCGCCGGCCTGGAACCCCTCTCCCACCCCGTCGCGGCCATCCAGGACATCGCCCTGCGCCTGCGGGAAGACACCGCGAGCGAGCCCGACCAGCGCGAGGCCAACCAGCGCAGCGCGCCCGCCGTGGAGCGGGGCCTGTTCCTGGTGCCCAAGGTGATCGAATAA